The following coding sequences lie in one Labrus bergylta chromosome 5, fLabBer1.1, whole genome shotgun sequence genomic window:
- the cisha gene encoding cytokine-inducible SH2-containing protein: MILCVPGPRAPLPPAPSTEAQRGMRAGTVPSTSCLQSTPPLWDPTKDLRAIASNFCYLENSGWYWGAVTASQAHAALQEASEGAFLVRDSSHPLYMLTLSVRTARGPTSIRIQYSGAQFLLDSSSPARPSLSSFPNVPSLVQHYMGPQRKVEERKVEEQAPSKTSQQTIQDTSVVLKLKRAVYKPQGLPSLQHLTRLVINRHSDCHEQLPLPRPLLRYIQDYPFKV, translated from the exons ATGATCCTGTGTGTACCAGG ACCTAGAGCTCCTCTGCCCCCTGCTCCGTCCACTGAAGCCCAGCGGGGCATGCGGGCAGGAACGGTACCTTCAACCTCATGCCTTCAAAGCACCCCTCCACTCTGGGACCCGACAAAGGACCTCAGGGCTATCGCCAGCAACTTCTGCTATCTGGAAAATTCAG GATGGTACTGGGGAGCAGTTACAGCGTCTCAGGCACACGCTGCACTTCAGGAGGCATCCGAAGGAGCTTTTTTGGTACGGGACAGCAGCCACCCTCTGTACATGCTCACCCTTTCAGTCAGGACTGCACGCGGCCCCACCAGTATACGGATACAGTACAGCGGTGCACAGTTTCTCCTGGACTCAAGCTCCCCGGCTCGTCCCAGCCTGTCATCATTCCCCAATGTGCCCAGCCTGGTGCAACACTACATGGGACCCCAGAGGAAAGTAGAAGAGAGGAAGGTTGAGGAGCAGGCTCCTTCAAAAACCTCTCAGCAGACAATTCAGGACACATCGGTGGTGTTAAAACTCAAGCGGGCTGTGTACAAGCCCCAAGGTCTCCCGTCATTACAGCACCTCACCCGGCTCGTCATTAACAGACACTCAGACTGCCACGAACAGCTACCACTCCCAAGGCCTCTGCTGCGTTACATACAGGACTATCCCTTCAAGGTATGA